One window of Nitrospira sp. genomic DNA carries:
- a CDS encoding ATP-binding protein — MESASNHPSQAHLLAAERPKPLASVPGASSAFYHIAAAWFHRLTIEQRVLTGFNLVFVGILIVSAISYHHTSILLTNRELDGRSHDVILLLTTIDAAMSEAEDAHRRYLVTGEASYLELYKKVVRQKPAFAAYLSELIRESPEQQQRVGLLDRMMERQLNAESKAIARFQEGGFRAAKNMALEGAGKRELSVIRKIITEMDLHERQAVGLRIAESAAEARNTIVLLGIGALLQLVLLAWVYYLIRHDITERRRVTSELQRRGELLEAANKELEAFSYSVSHDLRAPLRHIDGYAALLRKSVEPSLNDKAARYLQTISHSAKQMGQLIDDLLVFSRMGRQEMLHATVNLDQAIKNIVADLRLDLQGREISWTIAALPEVQGDPAMLRQVFMNLIANAVKFTSTRPIAAIEIGVEHHSSTEIVLFVRDNGVGFDMQYASKLFGVFQRLHRADEFEGTGIGLANVRRIVHRHGGRAWAEGVPDKGATFHVLLPARRLDS; from the coding sequence ATGGAATCGGCCTCCAACCATCCCTCACAGGCTCACCTCTTAGCAGCCGAACGACCTAAGCCGCTGGCGTCTGTTCCAGGGGCGTCATCCGCTTTCTACCACATTGCAGCGGCGTGGTTTCACAGACTGACCATCGAGCAGCGGGTCTTGACCGGTTTCAACCTGGTGTTTGTTGGGATTCTGATCGTCAGCGCGATCTCCTATCACCATACGAGCATCCTGCTGACCAACCGCGAGCTGGATGGTCGCAGTCATGATGTGATCCTACTCCTGACTACTATCGATGCCGCGATGAGTGAAGCCGAAGATGCCCACCGGCGTTATCTGGTGACGGGAGAAGCGTCGTATCTGGAGCTCTACAAGAAGGTCGTGAGGCAGAAGCCGGCGTTTGCCGCGTATCTCAGTGAATTGATCCGCGAATCACCGGAGCAACAGCAACGGGTCGGCCTCCTCGATCGGATGATGGAGCGGCAACTGAACGCCGAATCAAAGGCCATCGCTCGGTTTCAGGAGGGCGGCTTCCGAGCCGCCAAGAATATGGCCCTCGAAGGAGCCGGAAAGCGCGAGCTCAGCGTGATTCGAAAAATCATTACGGAAATGGATTTGCATGAGCGGCAAGCAGTAGGACTGCGTATAGCGGAATCCGCCGCCGAGGCAAGAAATACCATCGTACTCCTCGGCATCGGTGCATTGCTGCAGCTGGTCTTGCTGGCATGGGTGTACTACCTCATTCGGCATGACATCACGGAACGGCGACGTGTCACCAGTGAGCTACAGCGCCGGGGAGAGCTCTTGGAGGCCGCAAACAAGGAGCTGGAAGCATTCAGCTATTCGGTCTCTCACGACCTACGTGCCCCATTGCGTCACATCGATGGCTATGCCGCACTCTTGCGTAAATCGGTCGAGCCCTCGCTGAACGACAAAGCTGCCCGGTATTTGCAAACGATTTCTCACTCCGCAAAACAGATGGGACAGCTGATCGATGACCTGCTGGTGTTTTCTCGTATGGGCCGGCAAGAAATGCTTCACGCCACCGTCAACCTGGATCAGGCGATTAAGAACATCGTTGCCGATCTGCGCCTGGACTTGCAAGGACGAGAGATATCATGGACAATCGCTGCACTACCTGAAGTGCAGGGCGATCCGGCCATGCTCCGACAGGTATTTATGAACCTGATCGCAAATGCCGTCAAGTTTACGAGCACCAGGCCGATCGCCGCGATTGAGATCGGTGTGGAGCATCACAGCTCTACAGAAATCGTCCTTTTCGTCCGCGACAATGGCGTGGGATTCGACATGCAGTATGCCTCCAAACTTTTTGGGGTATTCCAGAGGCTGCACCGAGCCGACGAGTTTGAGGGAACCGGTATCGGCCTCGCCAACGTTCGTCGGATCGTTCATCGCCATGGAGGACGGGCATGGGCTGAAGGTGTGCCGGATAAGGGAGCAACGTTCCACGTACTGCTTCCAGCAAGGAGGCTTGACTCATGA
- a CDS encoding response regulator, translated as MTTLLRVLHLGTNPQDTGRIEELLTDAGLSCAIRRVETRRTFTSALNEGQLDLILAEFSMPEFGEGAALESAQQSAPDVPFIFLSTAVAERLCIEQLQRGATDFISKEGLDRLIPSVRRVLRERAARVGRRQAEEALVQSEMQLRQLQKLEAVGRLAGGLAHDFNNLLTVIMGHSQVLLNEMGPDHTLRNRVEEMQKAGDRARVLIRQLLTFSRKQPSGAKVQSLNTTLSNVETMLRRLIGADIQLTLTPSVDALTIKADPALVEQIVMNLVVNARDAMPTGGKLTIETASAKLDHQPRYHVNPIPPGEYVRLSVSDTGCGMSSEVQEHIFKPFFTTKEEGKGTGLGLSTVLGIVTGSGGGLDVISESGVGTRFDIYLPRVASEIEVPTDENVLLQSTEGHETILLVEDEEDVRTLIRDELRKLGYRIVEARNGVEACLVATPHIGKLKLLLTDIVMPGMSGTELARHLRVIKPELKLLFISGYTDDVGIGTGDPASAYLQKPFTPEALASSVRELLDVKPTSRMSDNQQPEAIEQLRSVKQS; from the coding sequence ATGACGACACTGTTGCGAGTGCTGCATCTAGGAACCAACCCACAAGATACTGGTCGCATCGAGGAACTGTTGACTGATGCTGGACTTTCTTGTGCGATACGACGCGTAGAAACTCGCCGCACCTTTACCTCAGCTCTGAACGAGGGTCAGCTGGATCTCATCTTGGCTGAATTCTCCATGCCTGAGTTTGGTGAGGGGGCCGCCTTAGAGTCGGCCCAACAGTCGGCTCCTGACGTACCGTTTATCTTTCTCTCAACAGCAGTTGCTGAGAGGCTGTGCATTGAGCAACTGCAGCGCGGTGCGACGGATTTCATTTCCAAGGAAGGATTGGATCGGCTTATCCCGTCGGTGCGGCGAGTACTGCGCGAGCGAGCAGCGCGGGTGGGACGAAGGCAGGCGGAGGAGGCACTTGTTCAAAGCGAAATGCAACTTCGGCAGCTACAAAAGCTTGAGGCGGTCGGCCGTCTGGCGGGAGGACTGGCACACGATTTCAATAACTTGCTGACGGTCATCATGGGCCATAGTCAGGTTTTGCTCAATGAGATGGGCCCAGATCATACGCTAAGAAATCGGGTGGAAGAAATGCAGAAGGCGGGTGATCGCGCGAGGGTTCTCATTCGCCAGTTGCTCACGTTCAGCAGAAAACAGCCTTCAGGAGCGAAAGTTCAAAGCCTGAATACTACGCTCAGTAATGTTGAGACCATGCTTCGGCGGTTGATCGGAGCGGATATTCAACTGACGTTGACACCGAGCGTGGATGCGCTCACAATCAAAGCCGATCCTGCGTTAGTCGAGCAGATTGTGATGAATCTGGTCGTGAACGCCCGGGATGCGATGCCGACCGGCGGCAAGCTCACGATCGAAACCGCCTCGGCAAAGCTCGACCACCAGCCTCGATACCACGTCAATCCGATACCGCCCGGGGAGTATGTAAGGCTCTCGGTATCCGACACTGGCTGCGGAATGTCCTCGGAGGTCCAGGAGCATATTTTCAAGCCATTCTTTACGACCAAGGAAGAAGGAAAGGGAACGGGACTTGGGCTGTCGACCGTGTTGGGCATCGTCACGGGGAGCGGCGGTGGATTGGATGTAATCAGCGAGAGCGGAGTGGGGACACGTTTCGATATATACCTCCCGCGCGTCGCAAGCGAGATCGAGGTGCCGACAGACGAGAACGTACTGTTGCAATCGACGGAGGGTCATGAAACCATTCTTCTTGTAGAGGATGAAGAGGATGTTCGTACCCTCATCCGAGATGAACTTCGTAAGCTCGGATATCGTATCGTCGAGGCAAGAAATGGCGTAGAGGCTTGTCTGGTGGCCACTCCCCATATTGGAAAGCTCAAACTGCTACTCACGGATATCGTGATGCCCGGGATGAGTGGGACTGAACTGGCAAGACATCTTCGCGTGATCAAGCCGGAATTGAAGCTTCTCTTTATCTCAGGATATACGGACGATGTGGGTATTGGGACCGGTGACCCGGCCAGTGCCTATCTGCAAAAGCCCTTTACGCCTGAGGCTTTGGCAAGTTCCGTGCGTGAGCTCTTGGATGTGAAACCGACAAGTCGGATGAGCGACAATCAACAACCGGAGGCGATCGAGCAATTACGAAGCGTCAAGCAATCCTGA
- the pyrE gene encoding orotate phosphoribosyltransferase encodes MKVREELAKAFQDTQAFKWDREKGFKLASGEISPFYVDCRALMAHPEARRLVGHLAYEALTDIEFDCLGGLELGAIPIAVTISDFACAAPCQRLWRTFVVRKQTKDHGLGKLIEGSIRPGDRALIVDDVLTSGGSLLKAMAVAREAELRVDHAFVIVDRQEQDGKARVEKEKVRLISLLTIQDLMSMVKKD; translated from the coding sequence GTGAAGGTTCGGGAGGAACTGGCAAAAGCGTTTCAGGATACCCAGGCATTCAAATGGGATCGTGAGAAGGGATTCAAGCTCGCATCCGGTGAGATCAGCCCTTTCTATGTCGATTGTCGCGCGCTTATGGCGCATCCGGAAGCGCGGCGCCTAGTCGGCCACCTCGCCTATGAGGCGCTCACCGACATTGAATTCGATTGTCTGGGCGGCCTCGAACTCGGAGCGATCCCGATTGCCGTAACCATTTCCGATTTTGCCTGCGCTGCCCCCTGTCAGCGTCTCTGGCGGACTTTCGTCGTTCGCAAGCAGACCAAAGACCATGGCCTGGGAAAGTTGATCGAAGGCAGCATACGTCCCGGCGATCGAGCACTGATCGTTGATGATGTCCTCACGAGCGGCGGATCGTTGCTGAAGGCGATGGCGGTCGCACGGGAGGCCGAGCTTCGAGTGGATCATGCATTCGTCATTGTGGATCGTCAAGAACAGGATGGGAAAGCGCGGGTGGAAAAAGAAAAAGTTCGACTCATCAGTCTCTTAACCATTCAGGACCTTATGAGCATGGTGAAGAAGGACTAG
- a CDS encoding CbiX/SirB N-terminal domain-containing protein codes for MATQKQGVILVGHGGLPKDCPQDLVTTLKRLEAQRRAAKQPPSVEELELDMKIRRWPRTPSTDPYQSGLQAVAARLQPQLDGSLFALAYNEFCAPTVGEAVEHLIGQGATEITVTTTMFTPGGSHSEIEIPEILNHLRPKHPGVELRYAWPFDLELVANTLAEQIRRFSTGTRQGDR; via the coding sequence ATGGCGACACAGAAGCAAGGAGTTATTCTGGTGGGACATGGCGGACTCCCAAAGGATTGTCCGCAAGATTTAGTGACAACGCTCAAACGGCTGGAAGCCCAGCGCCGCGCAGCCAAACAACCGCCATCCGTTGAAGAACTCGAATTGGATATGAAGATCCGTCGGTGGCCGCGGACGCCATCGACCGATCCTTACCAATCCGGCCTTCAAGCCGTCGCGGCGCGATTACAGCCCCAACTCGATGGCAGCTTGTTCGCACTCGCCTACAACGAATTCTGTGCTCCAACCGTGGGAGAGGCAGTGGAGCACCTCATTGGACAAGGGGCCACGGAGATCACTGTGACAACCACCATGTTTACTCCAGGAGGTTCTCATTCGGAAATCGAGATACCTGAAATCCTCAACCATCTCCGACCGAAACATCCCGGTGTAGAACTTCGTTATGCTTGGCCCTTTGATCTTGAGTTGGTTGCCAACACGTTAGCCGAGCAGATCCGTCGCTTCTCCACAGGAACTCGTCAAGGGGATCGGTGA
- a CDS encoding response regulator encodes MTAVKPILLAEDNPRDAELALAAMETEHISEKVVLCHDGAEVLDYLYCRGQFKSRLKGNPAVVFLDLKMPKVNGFEVLRTIRADINLRPIPVVMLTSSREERDLADSYALGANAYVVKPVEFHKFLSAVKELGTFWGIINEPPPENCRSIP; translated from the coding sequence ATGACCGCGGTCAAACCGATCCTACTCGCCGAGGATAACCCCCGCGACGCCGAGCTGGCATTGGCGGCGATGGAAACAGAACATATCTCCGAGAAAGTCGTTTTGTGCCATGACGGCGCCGAAGTATTGGATTATTTGTATTGCCGCGGACAATTCAAGTCACGGCTGAAAGGAAATCCTGCCGTGGTGTTTCTTGATCTGAAAATGCCCAAAGTGAATGGCTTCGAGGTCTTGCGTACCATCAGGGCTGACATCAACCTTCGTCCGATTCCCGTCGTGATGCTGACATCATCGCGAGAAGAACGTGACCTGGCTGACAGCTATGCCTTGGGGGCCAATGCCTACGTCGTCAAGCCCGTGGAGTTTCACAAGTTTTTGTCCGCTGTCAAGGAGCTGGGAACATTCTGGGGCATCATCAATGAACCTCCTCCTGAAAACTGCCGTTCCATCCCGTGA